The following nucleotide sequence is from Psychroflexus torquis ATCC 700755.
CAGATGGTCGCTATACCTTAACGGAATCTTCTCTTGATTTGGTTAAAACCATAGATAAGCCTGTACTTATCAAAGTTTTTCTAACGGGTGATCTCCCTTCAGAATTTAAAAGACTCCAAACTGAAGCCCGCTATATTCTGGAGGAATTTAAAGCCTATAATAGCAATATAAAATTTGAATTTGTCGATCCGCTTGAAGGCGACCTAGATGCTATGGAGGTGGCTAATCAATTTTATGAGAATGGCATGTCGCCGGAGTCTCTCAATATTCGTGAAAATGGAACATTGACTGAACGCCTTATCTTTCCATGGGCAATGGCAGAGTATGGAGGTATGCAAATTCCCATACAACTCTTACAAAAAACACTCACGCAAAGCAATTCTGAAATGATCCAAAGGTCAGTTCAGAATTTAGAATACGCCTTTATCGATGGAATGACGAAGTTGAGTAGAGAGCGAACCAAAAAAATAGCGATCATTAAAGGTCAGGGTGAGCTTGCAGATAGATATCTAGCAGATTTTCTATCTACACTTAAAGACTATTATCTTATAGCACCATTCACTTTAGATTCTGTAAACACCTCCCCGCAAAAAACATTGGACGTTCTAAATACGTACGATTTAATTATTGATGCTAAGCCTACCAGAGCATTTACAGACGAGAAGAATTACCTCTTAGATCAATACCTCATGAATGGAGGGAAAGCTATATGGCTTACGGAACAGGTCATTGCAGAAAAAGATAGTCTCTACAGAGCTTCCAAAAAAACAGTGGCTTTTCCTAGAAACTTAAACTTGTACAGCCTATTTTTTAGATATGGAGTACGCATCAATCCGCAATTGGTCAACGACCTTTACTCTGCTCCTATTGTTTTAGCCTCTGGCAGTGGTAACTCTACCCAACTGACAAGGTTTCCATGGTTTTATGACCCTTTAGGCAATCCTGCTGACAACCATCCTATTACAGAGAATTTAAGTCCTGTAAAATTTGAATTTGCAAACCCAATAGACACTTTAGAGTCAAATCTCAATAAAACAATCTTACTGGAAAGTTCAAATCTATCACGAGTGATTGGAACTCCCTTTGAAGTTACTTTGGATGAGATTACAAAAGAACCTGACCCAAGATTATACACCACAGGTCATTTTCCACTAGCAGTACTCGTAGAGGGTGAATTCAACTCTGCTTTTAAATCTAAACTAAAGCCTTTCACTCTTCAATCTCCTAAAGACAAAAGCCCACAGACTCAGCAAGTATTTATTTCTGATGGTGACCTTATTAAAAATCAGTTGGAATCTGGAAAACCTTTAGAATTGGGCTTCGACAGATACACTGGACTTACTTACGGAAACAAAACCTTTCTACTGAATGTGGTTAATTATCTATTAGGAGATGAAAGTTTAGTAAAAACACGAAGTAAGTCTATACGCCTAGATGAAATGAATCACGAAGAAATAGAGTCTACTAAATTGAAATGGCAACTTTTTAATGTGATAGTCCCTATGTTAAGCATTATTGCTTTTGGACTGGTTGTAGTGTATTGGAGAAAAAAGAAATATAAAAGCTATTAATGTTTGAATTTATATTTGCTTCTGTTAAGCCTTAAATAAATTACTAATAGAGTTCTCAAAGAATTGACTAGGGCTAAGACAATAAACCAACCGATTTGTTTTATTCTTAAAGGCTGTCATAAAGCAATGAGTTTTAATATGGCATCACCAACTGCGAAAAAAAGAACTAGTCCTAAAAAGAATACATAATCGTCGAAGGAAGTTGTGTTCATGTTAATAGATTTTAAGGATCTAATTTTATATAAAACAAAAAATAATCTGCATTTATATTAAAAAAGTAAAACTAGGATGAGAATAAAATATTTAAATTTGTCGATATGACCATCAATTGCAAAGGACGTTTACTCGATTTATCTACCCCTAAAGTTATGGGTGTACTCAATTTAACTCCCGATTCTTTTTATGACGGAGGCAAATTCAAAAATGACAAAGAAGCTTTAGAGCAAGTAGAAAAAAATATTCAAGACGGGATGGATATTTTAGACATTGGAGCTTATAGCTCAAGACCTGGAGCAGACCACATCAGTGAAGAAGAAGAATTAAAGAGGCAGAGTTCAGTTTTACAACAAATTACCAAAGAATTTCCAGACCTTATTATTTCCATAGACACTTTCAGAAGCGAAGTTGCTAAAGCAAGTATAGACCAAGGTGCTCATATCATTAACGATATTTCTGCTGGAAATCTAGATGCTAACATGATGGATTTCATAGCAGATTCTCAAGTTCCTTATATTATGATGCATATGAGAGGTACGCCGCAAACCATGAAAAGCATGACCTCTTATAAACATCTGGTCACCGACATAATTTCTTATTTTTCGAAAAAAGTTTTAGAAGCAAGAGCTAAAGGAATTAATGATCTTCTTATAGATCCAGGATTTGGTTTCGCAAAAACCATAGATCAAAACTTTGAGCTATTAAATCACCTTAAAGCCTTAAAGAGCTTGAACCTACCTATACTTTCTGGAATTTCTAGAAAATCTACAATCTACAAAACATTGAATATCGATGCTAAAGAAGCCTTAAACGGAACAACTGCCCTCAACATGGTCGCTCTTATGAATGGAAGTTCTATCTTAAGGGTTCATGATGTGTTGGAAGCTAAGCAATGCATTACCTTGTACCAAAAATTAATCGAGAATTAAATTTTTATGGCCTTAGATTTTTTAGACTTTAGAGTTTTAGACATCCTAGATATTCTACTGGTAGCCGTTTTGCTATATTATATCTATAAGCTTGTAAAAGGCTCTGCAGCGATTAATATCTTTATAGGAATTGTTATCATTTACTTGATCTGGAAACTAACTCAGCTCCTACAAATGGAGATGCTAAGTAGTGTTTTAGGAGAATTTATAGGGGTTGGGATGTTTGCCTTAATAGTGGTCTTTCAGCAGGAAATAAGAAAATTTTTATTGATGATTGGCTCAACCAACTTTAGCAGTAAAAACAACTGGTTTCAACTTAAATTCTCCAATCGAGAAAACAAAACGCTCAATTATGTAGACATTATTGTCGAAACTTGTAAAAAATTAGGAAGTACCCAAACTGGTGCCTTAA
It contains:
- the gldG gene encoding gliding motility-associated ABC transporter substrate-binding protein GldG; amino-acid sequence: MKLNASHKKALGIIVLLVFINLVATQFFKRVDFTSDGRYTLTESSLDLVKTIDKPVLIKVFLTGDLPSEFKRLQTEARYILEEFKAYNSNIKFEFVDPLEGDLDAMEVANQFYENGMSPESLNIRENGTLTERLIFPWAMAEYGGMQIPIQLLQKTLTQSNSEMIQRSVQNLEYAFIDGMTKLSRERTKKIAIIKGQGELADRYLADFLSTLKDYYLIAPFTLDSVNTSPQKTLDVLNTYDLIIDAKPTRAFTDEKNYLLDQYLMNGGKAIWLTEQVIAEKDSLYRASKKTVAFPRNLNLYSLFFRYGVRINPQLVNDLYSAPIVLASGSGNSTQLTRFPWFYDPLGNPADNHPITENLSPVKFEFANPIDTLESNLNKTILLESSNLSRVIGTPFEVTLDEITKEPDPRLYTTGHFPLAVLVEGEFNSAFKSKLKPFTLQSPKDKSPQTQQVFISDGDLIKNQLESGKPLELGFDRYTGLTYGNKTFLLNVVNYLLGDESLVKTRSKSIRLDEMNHEEIESTKLKWQLFNVIVPMLSIIAFGLVVVYWRKKKYKSY
- a CDS encoding DUF5652 family protein, whose amino-acid sequence is MKQIGWFIVLALVNSLRTLLVIYLRLNRSKYKFKH
- the folP gene encoding dihydropteroate synthase encodes the protein MTINCKGRLLDLSTPKVMGVLNLTPDSFYDGGKFKNDKEALEQVEKNIQDGMDILDIGAYSSRPGADHISEEEELKRQSSVLQQITKEFPDLIISIDTFRSEVAKASIDQGAHIINDISAGNLDANMMDFIADSQVPYIMMHMRGTPQTMKSMTSYKHLVTDIISYFSKKVLEARAKGINDLLIDPGFGFAKTIDQNFELLNHLKALKSLNLPILSGISRKSTIYKTLNIDAKEALNGTTALNMVALMNGSSILRVHDVLEAKQCITLYQKLIEN
- the cdaA gene encoding diadenylate cyclase CdaA, translating into MALDFLDFRVLDILDILLVAVLLYYIYKLVKGSAAINIFIGIVIIYLIWKLTQLLQMEMLSSVLGEFIGVGMFALIVVFQQEIRKFLLMIGSTNFSSKNNWFQLKFSNRENKTLNYVDIIVETCKKLGSTQTGALIVIKRNTKLDFVKNTGDTMDIKVNRPIIESIFYKNSTLHDGAIIIEDGRITATRVILPVSNDRDIPLRFGLRHRAAVGISEKTDAVALVVSEETGQISYLKNGEFNIFDDFENLAEQIKMDLS